A single Ziziphus jujuba cultivar Dongzao chromosome 11, ASM3175591v1 DNA region contains:
- the LOC107433046 gene encoding cyclic dof factor 3, whose product MSESNSNGDNIINCTTDQAIKLFGRTIPVPEIQISDNSDSASRIPPTTQLMESCGDISKTEVDSPCAESFREPRKLLGLSNCKEQKNSLQVNEAQENTKPVEEKVDGNCSEQEQILKKPDKILPCPRCNSSDTKFCYFNNYNVNQPRYFCKNCQRYWTAGGTMRNVPIGAGRRKNKHLAPQYHQIMVSTDGVPPAGLETSDASSPQVFSCSESKPSFNPSNGNGRVIKFGPEAPLCESMENVLNLQDYKRYVEMRFVNSGENGPERSCGSSMTLTSDRRSELPENVLPSEKVGLQEYSQEHNSMLHPMHYPVPPLVFSWNPASSSSQYSQGIFVPNGGPNQAQWNQPPMLTVPGHSSMPFPFLPASYWGCIPSWASGRGSVSLTESINCPSPSSSNSNGGCSGNGSPTLGKHSRDANLMDEDKLDKSILVPKTIRLDKPNEASKIPKWSTLEIKPDQNESVLKGNIFRTLEHKTEGKDHLYSSPIMEANNVALSCSHTFQQST is encoded by the exons ATGAGTGAGAGTAATAGTAATGGCGACAATATCATCAATTGTACAACGGATCAGGCAATTAAACTCTTCGGCAGGACAATTCCTGTACCCGAAATTCAGATTTCAGACAACTCTGATTCGGCTTCTCGGATTCCCCCCACCACTCAACTCATg GAATCTTGTGGTGACATATCAAAAACTGAAGTGGACAGCCCCTGTGCAGAAAGCTTTCGGGAGCCCAGGAAGTTATTGGGTTTAAGCAATTGTAAGGAGCAGAAAAATTCCTTGCAGGTTAATGAAGCACAAGAAAATACTAAACCAGTGGAAGAGAAGGTAGATGGTAATTGTTCAGAGCAAGAGCAAATTCTTAAGAAGCCGGACAAGATACTTCCATGTCCACGATGCAACAGTTCTGACACgaaattttgttatttcaaTAATTACAATGTCAACCAACCTAGATACTTCTGCAAGAACTGCCAGAGATATTGGACAGCTGGAGGAACAATGAGAAATGTTCCCATTGGTGCTGGGAGACGAAAGAATAAGCACTTGGCCCCTCAGTACCATCAGATTATGGTATCCACTGATGGAGTACCACCGGCTGGGTTAGAAACTAGCGATGCAAGCAGTCCGCAAGTTTTCTCGTGCAGTGAGTCTAAACCATCTTTCAATCCGTCGAATGGAAATGGAAGAGTGATAAAATTCGGTCCTGAAGCACCTCTATGTGAATCCATGGAGAATGTGCTTAATCTTCAAGACTACAAGAGATATGTTGAAATGCGGTTTGTCAATTCTGGGGAAAATGGACCAGAGCGCTCATGTGGATCTTCCATGACCCTTACAAGTGATCGGCGAAGTGAATTACCTGAAAATGTATTGCCTAGCGAGAAGGTTGGTTTGCAAGAATATTCTCAGGAGCATAATAGTATGTTACATCCTATGCATTACCCCGTTCCTCCATTGGTTTTTTCTTGGAATCCAGCTTCTTCTAGTTCACAATATTCTCAGGGCATTTTTGTACCAAATGGTGGTCCTAACCAAGCTCAGTGGAATCAACCACCAATGCTGACTGTTCCTGGCCATTCGAGTAtgccttttccttttcttccagcatcataTTGGGGTTGTATCCCATCATGGGCTTCTGGAAGAGGAAGTGTGTCATTGACTGAATCTATTAATTgtccttctccttcttcatcCAACAGTAATGGTGGCTGCTCAGGCAATGGCTCACCGACTCTTGGAAAGCACTCAAGAGATGCCAATCTTATGGATGAAGATAAACTAGATAAGAGCATTTTGGTCCCAAAAACAATACGACTTGATAAACCGAATGAGGCTTCGAAAATTCCAAAGTGGTCTACTTTAGAAATTAAGCCTGATCAGAATGAGTCTGTATTAAAAGGTAACATTTTTAGAACTTTAGAACATAAAACGGAAGGCAAGGACCATTTATATTCTTCTCCAATCATGGAAGCAAACAATGTGGCTCTATCTTGCTCTCATACATTCCAACAGAGCACGTAA